GCGCGCGGCAGCGAGCCGTAGCGCTCGAGGGCGAGACAGAGCGCCGCCGCCTGGCCGGGAACGCTCACGGAGGTCGCGCCGTCGACGTTCGCGCCGCCCTTCACGGCGGGCCACAGGTACATGCCCGCACGCGAGCCGTCACCGACGAGCTCGAACATGTCGGGCCGCGCGGCGAGCGGCGCGCGCGTGGGCCCTTCGATCGAGACGACGGCGCCGTCGGCGCGACGGATGACGAGGCCGGCGATCCCGCCGATGCCGCTCGTGAATGGCTCGACGACGCCCATCACGAACGCGGCCGCGACCGCCGCGTCGACGGCGTTACCTCCGTCGCGCAGCATCTCGATGCCCGCCTCGGCCGCGAGGTGGTGCTCCGCGGTGACCATCCCGCCGCGAGCCACTGGCTCGGTCTTGGAGTGCCGCCACTGGCTGCGGACGTCGGTCATGCGCGCGGATACTAGGCGTGAGATGCGGTATGCCGCCGTGGGCTTCGATCTCCTCACCGCGCTGCTCGACTCGTGGTCGCTGTTCTCGGATGTCGCGGGCGGTCGTGAGCTGGGCATACGCTGGCACGCCGCGTCGCAGTCGTCGCTGCGCGGGAGACCGTATCGCCCGTTCGAGGACATCGTGCGTGATGCCGCGGCCACTGTCGGCATCGACGGGTCGAAGGCCGACGAGCTGCTGCGGCGCTGGGGCGAGTCCGTGCCGTGGCCCGACGTGCCCGACGTTCTCGCGCGTCTGGATTCGTACACCCGGTTCATCGTCACGAACTGCTCGGAGCGTCTCGGCACGCTGGCAGCCGCGCGCGCGGGCAGGTTCGACCTCGTGATGACCGCGGAACGCGCCGGCGCGTACAAGCCGGATCCGCGCCCGTACCGCGCGGCGCTGGACGCGCTCACCTTGCAGCGACAGCGCGTGCTTTTCGTCGCGGGATCGGCGCACGACGTCGGCGGCGCGTCGCGCGCCGGGATGGACGTGTACTGGGCGAACCGCGGTCGCGTCCCGGC
The window above is part of the Candidatus Limnocylindria bacterium genome. Proteins encoded here:
- a CDS encoding HAD-IA family hydrolase codes for the protein MRYAAVGFDLLTALLDSWSLFSDVAGGRELGIRWHAASQSSLRGRPYRPFEDIVRDAAATVGIDGSKADELLRRWGESVPWPDVPDVLARLDSYTRFIVTNCSERLGTLAAARAGRFDLVMTAERAGAYKPDPRPYRAALDALTLQRQRVLFVAGSAHDVGGASRAGMDVYWANRGRVPAPADATALREEPDLRGLTEVLEG
- a CDS encoding gamma-glutamyltransferase; the protein is MTDVRSQWRHSKTEPVARGGMVTAEHHLAAEAGIEMLRDGGNAVDAAVAAAFVMGVVEPFTSGIGGIAGLVIRRADGAVVSIEGPTRAPLAARPDMFELVGDGSRAGMYLWPAVKGGANVDGATSVSVPGQAAALCLALERYGSLPRA